One genomic region from Salvia hispanica cultivar TCC Black 2014 chromosome 2, UniMelb_Shisp_WGS_1.0, whole genome shotgun sequence encodes:
- the LOC125204025 gene encoding uncharacterized protein LOC125204025 gives MTNASVARFSGINRAVLPLPRRRKFQIAFTRDFSTCASPFACSSSYAANTPAAFVLNAQLAASNTPQRSEEWFALRKDKLTTSTFSTALGMWKGKRRYELWQEKVFPSSVQAAEGSKKGAMEWGVLNEAAAIERYKSITGRDVSSLGFATHSEDRLDWIGASPDGLLGSVQGGGVLEVKCPFNKGKPETMLPWKTVPFYYMPQIQGQMEVIDRDWADLYCWTPIGSTIFRIYRERGYWQLMHGVLREFWWENVMPAREALVLGMEEEAKSFEPTSTHKLTGLIIAKSLNLAGEAKLLCREIAGHVEFFR, from the coding sequence ATGACAAATGCTTCTGTTGCTAGATTTAGTGGAATTAACAGAGCAGTATTGCCACTTCCTCGTAGGAGAAAGTTCCAAATAGCATTTACTAGAGACTTTTCAACCTGCGCTTCACCGTTTGCATGTTCATCATCATATGCTGCGAATACCCCTGCTGCTTTTGTGTTAAATGCCCAACTCGCAGCATCAAATACTCCGCAACGCTCTGAAGAATGGTTTGCACTGCGCAAGGACAAGCTAACAACGAGTACCTTCAGCACAGCATTGGGAATGTGGAAAGGCAAACGCCGCTATGAGCTATGGCAAGAAAAAGTTTTTCCTTCGAGCGTGCAGGCAGCTGAGGGCTCTAAAAAAGGTGCTATGGAATGGGGTGTTCTTAATGAAGCTGCAGCTATAGAGCGGTACAAGAGCATTACTGGCCGGGATGTCAGCTCATTGGGCTTTGCCACCCATTCAGAGGATCGATTGGATTGGATTGGAGCTTCCCCAGACGGGCTGCTTGGATCAGTTCAGGGAGGTGGAGTTCTTGAAGTGAAATGCCCGTTCAACAAAGGGAAGCCAGAGACAATGTTGCCATGGAAGACAGTTCCATTTTACTACATGCCTCAGATACAAGGTCAAATGGAGGTGATAGACAGGGATTGGGCGGATTTGTATTGTTGGACTCCAATTGGAAGCACTATATTTCGTATTTATAGAGAGCGTGGCTATTGGCAATTGATGCATGGAGTTTTACGAGAGTTTTGGTGGGAGAATGTCATGCCAGCAAGGGAAGCCCTTGTGTTGGGAATGGAGGAAGAAGCCAAATCATTCGAGCCAACTTCAACACACAAACTAACTGGACTTATAATCGCGAAAAGCTTAAATTTAGCCGGGGAAGCAAAGTTGCTGTGCCGGGAGATAGCAGGTCACGTGGAGTTCTTCCGTTAA